The nucleotide sequence CGAGGGTGTAGGCCGGAGCGCGATCGAGTCGGGCGCCGCCGTGGTCGTAGCGGCGGGTCGTGCGGGCGTCGGCGTGCCCGAGTTGGTCCTGGACGTCTTCGAGGTTCGCCCCGGCGTCGCGGCTGAGGGTGGCGCAGGTGTGCCGCAGGACGTGGGCGCTCATGGTGACCGGGATGCCGGCGGCGCGGGCGAGGCGGCGTAGGAGTCGCCAGACCGCGCCCCGGTCCAGCCGGCCGCCGCTGGCGGTCGCCACCAGCGGCCGACGCGTTCCGGCGCCGGCTTGCCCGGCCGGCACAGGCGTCCGGTCGCCGGTGAGGTCGGTGCGGCCGGCGAGGTAGGCGTCCAGGCGGCGGAGAACAGGGGCGGGCAGCGCGACCAGGTGCGGCCGGTCGCCCTTCGCAGTGAAGCGCAGGACCCGGTGTCCACCGTTGTGGCCGAGTTGCTCGACGTCGGCGCCGACCAGCTCACCGACGCGCAGCCCGGTGTAGAGCAGGATCGCCACGATCACGGCGGTGCGTGCCGCCTGGGGACTGCTGTCGGTGTCGGCGGCGGCCAGCAGCGCGTCGGCCTGGTCGCGGGACAGTCCGGCCGTCGATGACGTACGTGGTGCCCGCGGTTTGCGTTTTGCATCGATACCGATGGGGTTGGCCCGGTCGGTGTGGTCCTCGGCGATCAGCCACGCGTAGAAGGAGGACACCGCCGCCAGCCGCCGCGCCCGGGTCGCTGGCGCCGCACCGGCGGCTTCCTGCGCGCGCAGCCACGCGTGCGTGTGCACCCGGCGGGCCTCGGTCAGCGGGTCGACCCCGGACGCGGCCAGGAAGGCCAGCCAGTGCCCAAGGTCGCGCCGGTACGCCGACCTGGTGTTGACCGACTGGTAGCCGATAAGCCACTCCCGCATCAGCCACTCCAGCTCCCCGCCGGCCGCCCTGGTGGCGGTCGGCGGGGAGGCGGCGGGCAGCAGTTCGCCGGACAGCACGCTCACCGGTCCGGCCTCAGCTTCCCCTGTTCGGCACGCAGACACGCGGGATGCCAACGGACGAACCGATCCGCTCCATCGACCACGATCGGCACCGTGCTGCCTCTTTGAGCGGTACGTACTGGCCGCACCCCTCCTTGCCTCGGCCGCACTGGTTGAACGGGTCCGCCTTGTCCGCAGCGTCGACCTTGACCGGCGGCATCTCGATGTCCAGGTAGAGGCTGACGCCGTCGCCGGAGCGACGCGGTCGGGGCCGGCTCTCCTGGGTCACGGTGAGCACCTGGCCGATGGCCCGTGCCGCCGCGTGCAGCTCGTCGACGTCGTCGGCGACGATCCGAACCCTGATCATCGCGGGTCCTCGCGCTCGTCAACGGCGAGCTGGGCGGTTTCCCGGTCGGCGCTCATCATGCTCCCTTGGTCCTATCCGTGACGAAGGCCGCCACCCGCTCATACTTCCTACTGGTCGTGTGGCCGTCCCAGGCGGCCTCGTGGGCGGGCAGGTGCCAGGAGATCTGCCCGCCAGGCAGCTCGATGTAGACGACGACCGGGTGGGGGTCGCTCGGGTCGTGGCCGGCCCGGCGGGAATACCGGCCTCGTGGGCCAGGGCGAGAGCGGTCCAGATCAGCCGGTTGCGTCGGTCGTAGCGGGCGGTGGTCTGCGGGGTGTCCGGGCCGGTGTGACCGGGACGGGACGGGTCGACGATGGCGATGTCGACCAGGACGCGGGCGAGGCGGACCTCGGCCGGGTCGACGGCGCGCAGCGCGGCAAGGATGTGGTCGAGCTGCGCGGGCAGGCCGCGCAGGTGCCACGTCAGCAGGTTGGTGCGCGGGTCCTGGTGGGCGACGCCGTGCGGCAGCACCGGGCCCGGTCAGGTCCACTCGGCGAGCAGCGACTCGACAGCCCGCGATGAGAGCGGCGAACTCAGGGTCGACCGGCGCGAGCCGGCGGGCCCGGGGCACCCGGCCGGCGTCGGTCGGCTTCCTGGTGGGCATGTGAGGTGCCTTCCTGTCGGAGGGATGATCAGGTAGCGGGACAGGACCATTACGGGTGGTCCCGGCCCGCCGGCACGAGGTCGAACTCGGCGGTCCGGATCCCGGCGTTTCCCGTGCCTTCATAAGAACACTTATGGAGGCATCAACAGATGATCTTGCCGGGCGGCTGTTCTACGGAGTCGCCACCCGGTGAGGGCTAGGGTGTGTTGGGCCTCGCTGGTGGCCTCAGCGGGTAGCGATACGAATCCGTACCCCGCGCAGATTCGTACACAAGCTACCGCTGGTGGCCCCGGTCTCCTCCAGCGAGCTCCGGCAGCCGAGCTGCGCGGGGTAAGGGGGCCAATGCCTGGACATCCATGGGGCCGTCCCGGGCGGGGCGCTCGGTCAGCCACGCGAACTTGCGTCGGCGGCTACGAGACTGTGGGTGGCCGGTCGCAGGGTGCGCCCGTGGCGCTGATCTAATTCGTTCCAGGGCCCCGAGAAAGTCACCTGGCACGGCAACCCGGCAGGGGACCTATCGAGGGATGGGCGAGGCGACGTATGCGTCGTTGGCGTTCCGCCCTCGGGATTGGCCGACTCAGTGGGCCGACAGCCCTTTCGCCGAACAGAAGCGGAGGTCCCCGCGCATGCTCCCCGATATGGACAGTGGCTAATTCCACGACATCGGCCGCCTATTCGATACCTTGAGACCAGAAGAAATTCATTTGGAGGCGAAGAGATGGGTGATGGGCTCTACCGCAGCGCGAATGCCGCGCGGGATGCCAGCCCGGACGGGCACGACGGCGGCCAAGCGCCTCCGATGGATAACGCCACTCTTATATCCGTCGATCAACTTTACCAGCCCTCGGTGGAGTCCGTAGCCCCCCCAGCGCCAGAAAAGGTTGCCGAGCGGAGCGCCGCAAGAAACAGTACGGTCATGGCGATCGGCAGTCTAGTTAGCCGAGGGACAGGCTTCCTGCGCACGCTGGTGTTGACAGCCGCGCTTGGTGGCGCACTGGTCGGCGACGCATACACCACCGCCCAGATTCTGCCTGGGATGGTCTACGAGTTCCTGCTCGGCGGGATTCTCACCAGCGTGCTTGTTCCTGTTCTGATGCGGCGCCGAAAGACCGACAGCGACGGCGGCCAGGAATATGCTCAGCGACTGCTCACCCTCGCGGTGCTCACCTTGGCTATTGCCGTAATTATCGCCATAGTAGCCGCGCAGTTTCTCACCACGCTGTACGTTAGCGACGAGAGAGGGCCAGAGTACCAAGAACTGGTTACTCGGTTATCGTATTTACTGCTTCCCATGATCTTCTTTACCGGCCTGAGCGCGCTTGTCAGCGCAGTACTTAACACTCGGGGGCACTTTGCCGCACCGATGTGGGCTCCAATCCTGAATAATATCGTAGTGATTGCGACCGCCGGCATCTACATCGCCATGTTCGGCGCGAAGATCATTCAACCAGCGGAGATGACTGCCGGACGGGTACTGCTAATCGGCGGTGGCACACTATTGGGAGTCGTGATTCAGGCGGTTGGGCTACTGCCCGCCCTGCGCGGGGTTGGCTTCCGATGGCGTCCCAGATTCACCTTCCGCGCGCTCGGTCTGCGCGAACTGGGCCGACTGGGAGCCTGGATGTTTTGCTACGTTGCGGTAAGCCAGATAGGCCTTATCGCACTCATAAACATGCTAAACCGGACCGGACCTGGAAACGCCGGAGCGTTGATCTACAACAATGTGTTCTTGTTGGTCATGATGGCACACGGCATCATCGCCGTTTCGATCGTTACTGCCCTGATGCCGCGAATGAGCGCCGCCGCTAGCGATGGCCGATACATCGAAATTGCTGCCGATCTCTCTCGGGGGGCTCGGACTATCTCTGCAGTACTCGCTCCAATTGCCGTATGTTACGCAGTCCTCGCCAAACCGCTTTCCGTGATACTCTTTCACTACGGCGCATTCAACGAAAGAAACGTTTCCGACACTTCACTCGTGCTGCTATTTGCTGGGCTCGCTCTGGTACCGTTCTCAATCAGTCAGCTCTTCACCTTTGCGTTCTATGCCCTGCCTGATACCCGCACCCCCGCCCTGATCAATATTCCAGTTGTGGTGCTGCGAGTTGTCGTACAGATCGCGCTTTTCGTCGCGTTTTCCGCCCACCTCGCCGCTGCCGGGATGATGATCGGCAATGCGGTCTCCTACCTGGCCGCAGCGATTGCCTCTGCCTGGCTACTTCGGCCTCGTCTCGGCCGGATCGGGCTGCGTGACATCGTCTGGACCCTCAGCCGCGTCGCTGCCGCTGCTGTAGGCGCCACGCTGGTCGGTGCGTTGGTTGTCGGCCTGTTGCCCGCCGGCGAGGTGCCGAGCAGGTTCGAGGCATTGGTCCAGCTTGTGGTCGGCGGTGTGGCGATCGGAGGAACCTACTTGGGCTTGGCCACGATGCTACGGATCGGCGAGGTTACGAATGTACTAAGCCTAGTCTGGCGTCGCCGACCAGTTAAAGGTTAAAAGCCCTCGCCCTGCTCCCAGACAAAGGGGGCGGGGCGTGTGGGCCGTTGGTTTGCTGGGATGCGCCGAAGTGTTCGACGTAAGCTACCCCCCAAGTCCCAGCCCACCCCTAATCGCCAGTAGATGATTGTTGAGTGCACCGAGAGATGCACTCAACAATCAAGTTACAAAAGCGGACGCCGTCGCAGTTGAGTAAATGCCCGTCAAGGAAATCTCCTAGAGGGAGAACTTCGATGGGGGCCTCTAGAATTACTTGAACGGGAAGCTGTGATGCCTCCCCTACGTCTGACTCAAACTACCCTGCGCATTGCAATCAGCATTAAGGGACAAGCGATAGCGCCCATACAAGCCGCTTACATTTTCAAAGTCCTCAAAGGTCGTAGTGCCCGACCTGATGGTGACGTTAGTATCTACGTCCCAGAACCGATAGTAGATTGGTTTAGTAATGCAGGGCGTGATGGTGGACCGGACACTATAGTAAATTTTATGACTTGACGGGGCAGAGAGTATAGCCGTCTGACAACTTCTCTCGAGGGGGTAACTGATGGTGCATGTAACGGTGGCCATCGTCGACACATCCTGGGAGGGCGGCGAGCTCGCACTCGCAGGAGTTGCGCTAACTGTCAGCGCAGTCAAGAAAACTGTTGCGGCGATTAAGGCACGACGAAGTAACGGCATTGCCATTCCCTTCTGCAGAAGCAATCGGCGACGGCCCGCCTCCTACACTTTAAACTAATGCAAAGATCGGCTCAGTTGAAGACGCCTGGCATAGATTGGCCGGCCACGGCCAGATTCTCGCAGGCGTCAAACAGCCATTGCATCCATCGATTGACGGTGATATGCTTCCATCTTCGCGGCAATTCGCTTGGCGCTCCGGGGGATTCGATTGCGTTCAACTACGAAAACGAGATACGAGCCGAGTGAAGCATCAATCAGGATACTGCGATTCTTAATCCAAGGGCGAAGCTACCGAGATATAGCATTGACGGAGCATATGAGTGAAAGAACTGTCCGCAGGGTTGTTAGCGACATGAAGCAGGCGACGGGGTCTAGTTCACTCGTAGCGCTAGGTTTCGTAGCCGCCACAAGGGGATGGCTGAGTTAGCCTCGGCCCTTCGGGCTACCCAAGGAGTTGGAGCGGAACGAAACGGTGCTGAGGTGCTCGGCGTATGCGGCCGGCTCGTCGGCCCGCAGGTCGTAGTGCAGCACCCCAGCAGGCCGTCCGTAGTTTCCAGACCAAAAACATCGCTAAGCGGTTGATCTAGGCCCGCACCTGGGGCGGCTGCGTCAAGGGAGTGAGTTGCAGGGGAGGCATTTGGCCGTCTCCTGCGATCTCGGTAAGTGGGACGCGAGGTCAGCGCCGGTGCCGACGGGGGTGCTCGTCGTTCTCGGCGGTGATGCGGGCCGAGGTCTCCTCGCCGAGCCGGACGTGGATGCCGAGGGTGGCGAGGTGCCGGTGGCGGGATTTGGCCTGTAGTTCGGCGGCGCTGCGGCCCTTGGCGACGAGGTGCGTCAACCCGGAGTGCCGCAGTTGGTGGAGGGTGTGCCCGGCGCCGTGCGGGTCGTGGAGCTTGGATGCCTGCTTCAACCGGTACTCGGCGCGCAGGTAGGACAGCCGGCCCCGGCCGGTGTCCGGGCAGATGTCGCCCAGGGCTGGCGCGCGGCGGCCGGCGGCCGAGGCGCGGCGGTCGCCTCATCAGGTACGAACCCGAGCCACGGCAGGGGTCGCCACCGGCGTGATCGATGGCCGCCGTGGTGGCGTGCCGACGGGGGTCGACGGGCCGGGCGCGGGCTCTCCGGGCGCCTGCCGCCCCGCCGTTGTCACGAGTCCCAGGTGCTGGCGCGGCTAGGGTGAGCGGCGACCGCCCGTTCGGCGGCCCGGACGGCCGGAGGTGACGGCGCCATGCTTTGCGACGTCGGTGGCGCGCATCACGCTCACCTGTCCGAACGATCCCGCCAGCGACTGCGCGAGCTGGCCTGTGCCGAGCCGGACGAGTGGGGCTGCTGTTCGCCGTCGACGGCTGGGGCCGCCGATGGACGCTGTACTGCCTCGACCCCGACTACGCGGCCCTGTTCGCGCCGGCCGCGCACACCCTCGACCTGACCGCCGATGTCTTCACCACGAAGTTCCCGTGCTGGAACGGCGGGTGGCTCATCACCTGAGCCGGACCGGCGCACGGTCGCCGAGCACGGCCGCCACGGCGGCCTGCGGCGTCATCCCGGCGGCGACCAGGACCAGCACGTCGCCGTGGCAGGCGAGCACGTCCTGGCGGCACCAGCACGCGACGTCGACGCCGGACAGGTCCCGCCGGGCGGCGGCCACCAGCTCCGGTTGCCGGTCCAGGTCGGCAGCGTACGCGGTGACCGCGCCAGCTTGGTCATGCTCGTGGCCACAGCGCCGGCAGTTCCCGACGCGGTGGGGGTTTGAGTACCGGCTGGCTCGCAGGCAGGGAGTGGCCCGGCCGACGTAGACAGCGCCGGCCGGGACACGCCCGTGGTACAGGTCGCCGAGTACCCGCACCCGTCGCGGTGTGGTCACTGTGGTTTCCCCTCGGCGAGGTCGGTGGCGAGCCGGTCACGCCAGGCCCGCAACTGTCCGGCGCTGACGGTCATCTCCACCGCCGTGGTGCCGTCTCCGATCCCCAGCAGGAAACCGCGCTCGTACTCGAAGTCGGACCAGTCGATGTAGCGGGTGCTGTTCTCCTCCGGCCAGTAGCCGCCGGGCGCCTCAGCGAAGTCGTCGGCGGTGATCGTGGCGGTGAGCGCGTCGTGCAGCTCGCGGAGCTGGGTCGGGTTGAGGTCGAGACTGACCGCGTCCCGGCCGGCACCGATCGCCAGGTTCCGGCCGCCGTCGGCCGTTCGCGTCGACCAGTCCAGGTAGGGAGCGTCGGCGCCCTGGCCCAGGCGCAGCACGCTGCGGGCGTCGTGAGCGAAGGTCCGCAGCCTGTCGGCCAGGTCGCGGGCCTGGACCGGGGTGTGCTGGGCGATGTACGGCTGCCAGTAGTCGCTGTCCGGGCTCTCGTCGCCCTCGACCCCGGTGACCGCGATCCGGGTCGCGCCGTCGTGGTCGACCAGGTCCATCCACAGCGTCCCGGGGTCGCCACCGGCGTAATCGATGGCCGCCGTGGTGACGTGCCGACGGGTCGACGGGCCGGTCGCGGGCTCCTTGTCGCGCAGCAGGGCGAGCAGGTCCCGCACATTCACCGGCAACTCGTCATCGCCGATGGCCACCTTCACCCCGGCCAGCTCGCAGTCCCTGTCGATGAGGTGCTCCAGCCGCTGCGCCGCCCTGCCCCATTTGGTGGGCGTCGGCGGCCGGTGGCCGGCCTCTGCGAGGTCGGCCAGCTCGTCGAGGTGCCGGGCGGCGGTCTCGGCCTCGGCCGGGTCCAGGTGCGGCGGGTGGTACATCCCGGGCTGCGCGTATTCGTCGCCGGTGGGGTGCTCCGCGCCGGTGACCGGGTGCCACGGGTGTGGGGAGGTGCCGACCGCGACGTACCGGCCGCCGTCCCACCGGTCACCGCCGTCGCCGTAGTCCATGAGGGCGAGCGTGGTGGCCGGCCCGGCCGCGCTGGGTACCTGGTCGGTGCCGTGGCAGGTGTCGCCGTCGGCGACGCCGAGCACGTCGCCCACCCCGGCCGGGTCGGACGGCGTGCTGGCCAGCGGGTTGGTGAGGCCGCCGGAGGTGGTCGGGGTGGATCCGTCGCCCATCAGGATCTCCTTGCTCGCCAGGGTGCCGGCGTCGGCGACCGTGTCGGCGACCGCCCCGTCGTGGTTGTTGAAGTCCGTCAGGGCGTTCCGGAGTTGCCCGGTGGCGGTGGCCACCGCCGCTTGGGCGGTGCCGCACGCCCGGCTCGCGTCACGCAGGTGCTCCACCGTCGACGGTTCCATCTCCAGCGTCTCGTACCGGTCTGCGGCGTCGCTGAGCACACCGGCGATCCCGCCGAGCTCGTCGACCCGGTCTCCGGCGGCGGCGATGGCGGCATGGAACGCGGTGCGGATCTCGTCCGGGCCGGTCGCGTCGAGGATCATCAGCACTCCCCGGTCAGGTCGGCGAGGTACTCGACGCCACCGGCGTTGTCGGCGCGGGCGGTCCAGCCGTGGCAGGTCACGCCCGCCTCGGTCAACACACCGGTGGCCCACTGGCACGCCTGGTCGACGTCGTCGACGCCGAGGGCGTCGTGGTCGGCGTGCGGCTTGTCGTCGGCCAGCAGCAGCCACCCGTCGTCGACCGTGTCGCGCAGCAGCCGCCACTGCCCCGCCATGGAAGTGACCAGGGCGGTGTCCCCGGCGTGCACCGCGATGCGGGCTGGCTGGTCAGGCAGTAGGTGCCCATCGGTCCAGCCAGTGACCTCGATCCGGTGCCGGTCGGCGAGCACCTCGACGGCCCACGCCTGGGCGGCGTCGACGTCGGCGGAGTCGGTGAGGTGCTCGGCGTACGCGGCCGGCTCGTCGACCTGTAGGTCGTAGTGCAGCACCCAGCAGCACGCGT is from Verrucosispora sp. NA02020 and encodes:
- the murJ gene encoding murein biosynthesis integral membrane protein MurJ — encoded protein: MGDGLYRSANAARDASPDGHDGGQAPPMDNATLISVDQLYQPSVESVAPPAPEKVAERSAARNSTVMAIGSLVSRGTGFLRTLVLTAALGGALVGDAYTTAQILPGMVYEFLLGGILTSVLVPVLMRRRKTDSDGGQEYAQRLLTLAVLTLAIAVIIAIVAAQFLTTLYVSDERGPEYQELVTRLSYLLLPMIFFTGLSALVSAVLNTRGHFAAPMWAPILNNIVVIATAGIYIAMFGAKIIQPAEMTAGRVLLIGGGTLLGVVIQAVGLLPALRGVGFRWRPRFTFRALGLRELGRLGAWMFCYVAVSQIGLIALINMLNRTGPGNAGALIYNNVFLLVMMAHGIIAVSIVTALMPRMSAAASDGRYIEIAADLSRGARTISAVLAPIAVCYAVLAKPLSVILFHYGAFNERNVSDTSLVLLFAGLALVPFSISQLFTFAFYALPDTRTPALINIPVVVLRVVVQIALFVAFSAHLAAAGMMIGNAVSYLAAAIASAWLLRPRLGRIGLRDIVWTLSRVAAAAVGATLVGALVVGLLPAGEVPSRFEALVQLVVGGVAIGGTYLGLATMLRIGEVTNVLSLVWRRRPVKG
- a CDS encoding DUF4326 domain-containing protein; translated protein: MTTPRRVRVLGDLYHGRVPAGAVYVGRATPCLRASRYSNPHRVGNCRRCGHEHDQAGAVTAYAADLDRQPELVAAARRDLSGVDVACWCRQDVLACHGDVLVLVAAGMTPQAAVAAVLGDRAPVRLR
- a CDS encoding tyrosine-type recombinase/integrase, coding for MSVLSGELLPAASPPTATRAAGGELEWLMREWLIGYQSVNTRSAYRRDLGHWLAFLAASGVDPLTEARRVHTHAWLRAQEAAGAAPATRARRLAAVSSFYAWLIAEDHTDRANPIGIDAKRKPRAPRTSSTAGLSRDQADALLAAADTDSSPQAARTAVIVAILLYTGLRVGELVGADVEQLGHNGGHRVLRFTAKGDRPHLVALPAPVLRRLDAYLAGRTDLTGDRTPVPAGQAGAGTRRPLVATASGGRLDRGAVWRLLRRLARAAGIPVTMSAHVLRHTCATLSRDAGANLEDVQDQLGHADARTTRRYDHGGARLDRAPAYTLARYLNG